The DNA region AAGCTCTATGCCATATCGTATTTTGTAACGAGTCGTAAGCTATTAATGTTTAGCATAAGCTCTGTAAGCTCTATCTTGAGCAGCGGCCTCATCTTCTACACTTCTTCTGTAGTGACCTCCAGGCCCTGTAGAGTCGAAGTCACCCCCGTAATGGGACGCTGAGTATGTGTGCGTTTGAGACACCTGGGGATGTTTTACGATCTCGTATGTTGTTTTCTCATGAGATTCTCCGCCAGCAACCAGTTTCTTCAAACCAATAACGGCAGACAGGAGAAGCGCAATCTTTCCAATTAACAAGGCCTTACCCGCGATGATAGCAATTGCCTGGAATGCCATAGCCAAGAAACCTCCCTTGATCGCAAGACCAGCCATAATGGGTCCCATCATCTTCTTAAGCTTACCTCTTGCTTCTTCAAATGACCTGCCAACATCAACACTGGCCAAAGTTGGAGATATAACCACGCGATGACTCTGCAGCAGCTTTGAGGCTGATAGCTGAAGTAGCTTGTCAATGTCATCAGACCCTAAGGAGTTCAAATCACCTTCAGGTAGAGACGGGAAGGCTCTTCCTTGATCTGATCTTTGAACTAATGATACCCCTTCAAATATGGGCAGTGTCTCCATCCTCGCTGCTCTAAACATTAGCTTTGTTGCCTGGATCTTGAAGCACTGGATAATCTCCTGGGACTTCTCGCAATTATCGTACATCCTTCCGAGGAGCTTTAGTCCTGCTCCGAAGGTGTCTgctgaagccacagccagcatagCACTGAAGCACAGGACAACAAGCCCGCGGTGCaccattttgatttaataccGCGGATGCCCCGTTCATTCAACGCCACCAATGACCAGCTTATGCCAATGCGCCTATTGAAATGTGTAGAAAATACATGAACACTGGCATTTATCTATTTTCACCGGGAACTGCATTTATCTATAAATCTTTTAGAGCGTGCAATCGTTGCATCGTATAGTCGTGCACTGAGGCGTGTATGTATATGTTCAGTTTTGTGCCTGTGTGCATATTGCGGCTATGTACTGGTCACCTGTGGCTGATCTTGAACACTGCACTTGGTCATTGTCAAGGTTAGCTTGTTTTTAAgactttatacaaaattactggacatttttttacatttctttAAGTATTACTAGGCCGTTTTCGTCAGAATTTCTCATTTCTATGATCTTATAATACTTTACAAAATGCAAAATAAGAGGCACGGTGAATGCATAAAAACTTAGATACATTTCAAATTCTCCAATAAATctagttaataattatgtctgttaaaatattctattaaaagtattacatATTTCTACTAGAATTTTTTTCTGCTCTCAGGTTCTTAGAAAATCTCTTGTTTATGTCCGGTAGCagttttactaaaattttatcatcatttcagttttacacatttattcattatttaacgAAACACTCACGTAACCTAAACACAATACTATACTTTATAATGCAAATGAATTACATACGCCAACACATATACcacgattttattaaaactacgtATATCATACTGAAAAACTGAACTGaagtcaattataaaaataaagttcttttgtttatatgaaTACAAACGCGATACATGTCGAATAgctctgatttttttttaatgactatTAGTAACTTTTGGTGAAGTTCCTCTTGTTTttgaacacattttttttaaatagaagcAATTTACagaagtaaatgtaaattaaaaatctatatatatatatatatatatatatatatatatatatatatatatataatattctcgtctcacaatgttcgttcccatactcctccgaaacgaaattgtttatgcatattcagtaagtctgaggatcggctactatctatctttcaaacccctaagtgataaggggtgtccactccaaatttatttcttttatgttttagaCAAGTCttgtttttatctttttatgatacatcattcaataatacatacaacctAAAATTTTCACCCCTCTACTATCAacccatatattttatttgttgtccACGTTagtatgtactaaaaaggtaggctaagtaaaatcacattaaggaTAAACGAAGTTCGTGGAGGCAgctagtattaaataaattttaaaatctgttATTGACTGTAACATTTACGGGACAATTGCTCTTATTAAGGGTAATGTAGTCTAATTGATTCGTGGA from Pieris brassicae chromosome 2, ilPieBrab1.1, whole genome shotgun sequence includes:
- the LOC123720457 gene encoding uncharacterized protein LOC123720457 is translated as MVHRGLVVLCFSAMLAVASADTFGAGLKLLGRMYDNCEKSQEIIQCFKIQATKLMFRAARMETLPIFEGVSLVQRSDQGRAFPSLPEGDLNSLGSDDIDKLLQLSASKLLQSHRVVISPTLASVDVGRSFEEARGKLKKMMGPIMAGLAIKGGFLAMAFQAIAIIAGKALLIGKIALLLSAVIGLKKLVAGGESHEKTTYEIVKHPQVSQTHTYSASHYGGDFDSTGPGGHYRRSVEDEAAAQDRAYRAYAKH